In the genome of Methanococcoides burtonii DSM 6242, the window ACAGATCTTGAATTGGTTCGTGAATCCACTGATCAGGAGGTCGGTGTCAGGTTTACAGGTGTGGCCATTCCACAAGGCAGCACCATCGAATCTGCAACTCTTGTGTTCGTTATTGATGAATATGAGTCAATGACTACGAATTTGAATATCTATGCTCACGATGCTGATGAATCTCCGAAGTTTGGTAGCAGACGTCATGATATCACACGTAGGGGAAAAACAACTCAATATGTTCAGTGGAACAGTATTCCTGCTCCTGCAGTCGGGGGGATTCTGGTCTCGCCGGATATATCTGATGTGGTTCAGGAAGTTATCGGCAGGCCTGGATGGTCTTCCGGCAATTCTCTTTCCATTATCATTAATGGTAATGGTAGAAGAACAGTTGAGTCCTATAATGGTGTTCCTTCCAGTGCACCATTACTGAACATAACATATAGTTGAGGGGGATTTCTACGAGAAATGTTCCATAAACGTTAAATCGATTCATGATAAGTTCTTCTCATGACAGATGTGATGCTACTTTGGGACAACCCTTTACTTTTTGAGAAGCTCTTTAAAGAGAATGGTCTTAAGTGTCAGCGTGTTCTTTCGACTTCTGTCGGAACTCCTTTTCTTCCTCCCTGCAAGTGTGTTGTGATCCCGACAGGATTTGCAAATCCTGCATATACTAAGATCTGTCCCGGGATCGAGAACAATGACAAGTCCTTTGAGAAGTTTGTCCTTGCCGGGGGTATTCTTGTGGTGTTCGGTGCACTAATGCCTGAATATGAGCACGATTGGTTGCCCATGAAACTTACCTATATAGAAAAGCATGGGGAGGTTGGGCTGGTGCAGGTATGGTCTCACGAGGTGTCCTGTATTGCAGATGTTCGGGAAAGTGTGGAATGTGATGGTTATTATTCAGAGACCGATGGGACGGTCGTAATTGAGAACAGTGAAGGAAATGCTGTGCTGGTAGTAAAGGAAATAGGGGATGGGCTGGTGATAGCCACGACCATCCATGAGTTCCCTTCGTCAGCATTCCTCAAATATATCAGTGAAAAAGCAAAACGATCGAAGATATGATCATTTCTGGCTATTGCGTAGCTGTTCGATATCTTCCTTTGCGTCAGAATATCTGAGAATGTATAGGCCACTACATGGTTTTATGAACTGGAATATCAGGTCGTCTCCTTTTATTCCGATGGGTATGGAGTCTCCTCCACGGAGCATGATCCCATGTAATTTGTAGCCGCCTTTGACGTGGTAGACCTCATCACATTCTTTCTTGATGAAGTCTTCGCATTCCTGGGGTGTGGCTCCTTTGAGGAGGATCTCATAGGGAATATCGTTTATACAGGCCATATTTTACACTATCTCAAGATCGCGTACACGAATGCCGCTTTCAACTATCTTTCCGACTATCTTTCCACCTGTCATCTCTGCAGCCTTTTCAGCATCTGCTTCAGGTAAGATGATGAGGAATCCCATTCCCATATTGAATGTGCGGTACATCTCAAGATCATCCACATTACCTTCTTCCTGTAGGAACTTAAATATGTTTCCTGGCTCGATCGGGTCAGTGAAGTCAAAACCAAGGCCTGTAACCCTTTTAAGTTTCAGCAGTCCGCTCCCTGTGATGTGTGCGAGTCCGTGAACATCACATTCCTTTATCACATCAAGGACTTCCATATAAATGCGGGTCGGGATAAGAAGTTCGTCTCCTATTGTGGTCTCTGTATTGTAAGAGAAATCTTCATGGTATGAATGTCCTGATTCCTTGATTATATCTCTCACAAGGGTGTAACCGTTACTGTGAACTCCATTGCTGGGTATTCCCACAAGTACATCTCCAAGCCTAACTTTCTCTCCGGTGATCACTTCTTCTTTCTTGACCATTCCAAGGCATGTACCTGCAAGATCGAACCCGTTCACGATCTCTGGCAGGGTTGCAGTTTCACCACCTACGATGCTCATTCTTGAGATCTCTGCACCTTTGACAAGTCCTTCTCCTATCTGGCTTGCAAAGTCATCAGAGTGTTTCTCAAGAGCAAGATAATCGACAAAACTGATGGGTTCTGCACCGATGGCAAGAAGGTCGTTGACGTTCATTGCGATACAATCGATGCCTACAGTGTTCCAGCGCTTCATCTCATTTGCTATAAGCACTTTTGAACCGACACCATCGGTTGCCATTGCAAGTGCATATTCGCCGAAATCGATAAGTCCTGCGTAGTGACCGATGCTTGTAAGAGGGGCACCGATACCTTCGCGTTTGTATGTCATTCCATTTGTAAGTGCCTTGATGGTCGATTCCTCTTTCTCGATGTCGACACCAGAATCTGCATATGTAAGATGTTTCTCGTTCATTTAATTCCCTCTTTTAGTTGCATCCGTTCTTTTTTCCGAGACCGAACTCACGATGCAGGACTTTCACTGCTTCTTCTGCATCTTCTTCCTTTACTACGAATGAAATGTTATGCTGGGACGAACCCTGGCTTATCATTATTACATTGATCTTTTCTTTCCCGAGAGCACCAAATATCTTCCCTGCAACACCCGGGCTGCCATCCATTCCAGCACCCACCACAGCGACCACACAAACATCTTCATCGTATGCGACCTCTCCGACAACACCTTCATTGAATGCATGCTCCAGGGATTTGATGGCCCTTTTAAGATGGGATTGTTCTATGACCAGTGACATGTTCGCTTCAGATGAGCTCTGGCTGATCATTATGATATTAACTCCAGCGTTCGCAAGAGTGGTAAATATTTTTGCAGCAGTTCCGATGGCACCTACCATACCTGCACCGCAAATGTTGATGGCTGCCACATTTCTTATTAATGTCACTGCTTTTGCTACCTCTTCACTGCAATTCTGGTCTGCAACGATGAGGGTTCCGGGGAACTGTGTGTCAAACGTGTTCTTCACACGTACAGGTATTCCATGGATGATGGCAGGTTCTATGGCTCTTGGATGCAACACCTTAGCACCGAAATATGATAGTTCCATTGCTTCGATGTATGATATCTGTGATATCGTAGATGCTTCTGGTACTATTTTCGGGTCAGTGGTCATGATACCGTGAACCTCTTTCCACAACCATATCTCATCTGCCTGGATCGCAGCACCGATCAGGGATGCAGTGAAATCGGAACCTCCGCGTCCGAGAGTGGTTATAATGCCATTCTTGTCTTCTGCAATGAATCCTGTGACTACCGGAATTGAATTTTCCACAAGAGGTCCAACAACTTCTTTTATCTGCGCATAGCTTTTTTTCAGAGGTCTGGCGTTTCCGTAGTTCTCTGTAGTGTTGATACCTGCCTCTCCACCCGTAAATGGTTTAGAATCGATTCCCATGGAACGTATCGAACCACTGATTATGGGGACTGCAAGTCGTTCTCCATAAGATGAGATATAATCTATGGAACGCGGGGTAAGCTCTCCAAGATAGCAGATACCTATAAGGGCCTTTTCAAGTTCATCGATGCGGATGTCGATGGTCTCAATGACCTCATCGGCGATCCTTTCATTATCGATTGCATCACTTATCGCATCATAGTGCTTTTTTGCAAGCTCTGCCATGAACTCTTTTACCTGCGAGACCTTGCCTTTTTGTGATGCTTCCGCTGCGTTTGTAAGAATCCCATCAGTAACACCACCAAGGGCTGAAGTAATAGCTACAACCTGATCGCCTCCTTCTTTATAGCCTATCAGTAGTTGTGCAACATGGCGTATCTTCTTTCCATCTGCAATGGATGTTCCGCCGAATTTCATTACATATCTCATAGATGATCACATTTGTAAATTGAGCTTGATTTGAATGTGGCTATAAGGACAGCAGTGTAATATAAAGATTATGAAAGACAAAATGATGGCATTGGGCTAAGATCAAAAAAGGAGATCAGCTAAATTCCCTTTTTAAGAAGAACACAGTAAGTGCAATTAGTATTGCAACAACGATGTAGCTAAAACCACTTGATCCTTTGACATCATCGACAGAATCTGAAACGACGTCTGATACAGCATCAGTTAGATTATCACTACCTGGTATCATTTCATCTATCTTACTCATGTTCTCTACGTCTAAGCTCGTCTCTTTTATTGTCTCGGTTATAGAGTTGCTTTTCTCTACGGTGAATGAGCTATCCTCTGAAGATACAGAGCCATCTTCAGACACAATGGTTATGGTGACCTCATGTTTTCCTGCATCCATTTCTTCTGTGACCGCTGGGTATTTTCCCTCATCCACTTCTTTGCGAGTATCTATCAGCTCATCATCCACATATACTTTTATTTCGGATGCATCATTATCAAGTTCATAGTAGATTATGGCGCGCTCGTTTTCCCTGACTACATTTCCTGCAAGACCTTCTACTGTTATTTCCACATTATTTTCGATTATCACATCCTCTCTTTGTGTAACCTCTTTCAGGAAAACGGTAGTTTCAGTGCTATCAAAAAAATCATATATTGTTGCAATCACAATTGTTGTTATCTCTCCGTTAACGGCCTTGTAATGGCTGAATATCTCACCTTTTTCCATATCGTTTATCTCTTTGACGAGGTGACCGTTCTTTTCCAGTGTTATGGTTATGGTCTCTTCTTCATCGTCATAGTTGGATGCTTTTAGTGAAAATCCTTCTTCCAGATTAAGTTCGTCTCCTATATCTATCGACCTTGAATCATCATATATCAAAAGATCATTGAGTTTCTCTTCAGGATTGCGGAATTGCTCTATCCTTATTTTTGCAGAGGCAGGATCCTTGGAAACTACATCTTTTGGCGTGACCCGGAACACAAGATAATCCTTGTCTTCGTCATCATCATCCTCTGCTTCAACGGTTAATATGTATTCGAAAGGGTCATCTTCTTGTCCGGTCCCATCTCCATCTTTGACAACCTTTCCATCACGCAATACCTCTACCCAGACATCTCCATCGTTCTCGTTGATATCTACGATATGCAGGGTATATCCCTGATCAAGTGTAAGCTTGGTACCAATATTTATCACACTTTCAGAGTAGTGTATTATCGGTTCGGTCGGGTCAAGTGCTGTTACAGGGGTAATTGCAAACAGCATAACAAAAATTCCTATGAGTACAAAACGTATATATTTCATTAAACTTCACCATTCACGAAGGTACTTAAACATTGTTAAAAAGGGAGCATTGTGTTTATATCTTTATCGACACATCCAATTGAGCGTTTGTTTCTTTATGAAAAAGAGGTGTATCATTGAAATATATTATTCTCATTGGTGATGGAATGGCCGATCATCCGCTGGAAGAGTTGGGTGGCATGACCGCCCTCCAGAAAGCTAACACTCCGAACATGGACCAGATGACAAAGAACGGTCTTGCAGGTCTTGCGATAAATGTTCCTGAGGGCTATTCTCCGGGAAGCGATGTTGCTAACATGTCTGTTATGGGGTATGACCCTGCTTTGTATTATTCGGGACGTGCCCCCCTTGAAGCTGCAAGCATGGGTATCCCATTGGAAGTGAACGATGTGGCTTTCAGGTGTAATCTTATCACCATTAGGGATGGCCTTATTACAGACCACAGTGCCGGTCATATTACGAGTGAGGAAGCAAGGGAACTTATAGAAGCGGTGGATGCTGAGCTTGGAAGTGAGGGCTTGAAATTCTATCCGGGTATCAGCTATCGTCACCTTCTTGTTGCATCCAATGGTCTTGGGGCAAATGCAGATTGTACTCCTCCTCATGATGTTATTGATGGGGAGATAAATGACCATATGCCCAGGGGGGATGGCAGTGATGTACTTGGAAAGCTTATCGAAGGTTCCATCCCGATACTGGAGGGGCATCCAATAAACGAGAAGAGGATCTCAGAGGGCAAGAATCCTGGGAATTCGGTGTGGTTCTGGGGGCAGGGGTATGCACCGAGCTTCCGTACGTTCGAAGATCTTTATGGACTTACCGGGTCGGTAATCTCAGCAGTGGACCTTATAATGGGACTCGGGATATATGCGGGTCTTGATGTTATCGAAGTTCCCGGAGCTACCGGATATCTTGATACCAACTATGTGGGTAAAGCGGAATTTGCCATGGCATCTCTAAAGGATAAGGATTTTGTAGTTGTCCATGTTGAAGCTCCGGATGAGGCCGGCCATATGGGTGATATTGAAGCTAAGTTGCAGGCGATCGAAGATTTCGATGAGAAGGTTGTGGGTACGGTCCTTCGTGCTGCAAGGGAAAGTGATGAAGATTACACTATAGTTGTTCTTCCTGACCATCCGACCCCTATAGCTCTCAGGACACATACTTCGGAACCAGTTCCTTTCGTGATGTATTCCACACTTGAGGATGAGGTTGATGATGTGGAGACTTTCGATGAGGATGCTATGAAAAAAGGATCTCTTGGAATTGTGCGGGGGTGTGACCTCGTTCAACTCATGATGGAACGGGCAAAACAGGCTTAAAGCGGCCTATGTATCTCTTTTCTCATATCATTTTTTTTTAGACCGTCATCCTTTTATTCCTGCCATCCCAACTGTTTATTGCATAAATATTATGGGAGTGGTATATATATGAAATTTGGATTAGTACGTAGGGGTTCCTCTGATGTTTCACGCTGGGATCCGTTTGATGAGATCAGGCAGACTCAGGAACACCTCAATCAGTTATTAAGGGAAGTCTCTCCTTTCGGGGGATTGTTCGAAGGTAAATCAAGGGCACCTTTGATGGACATCAAGGAAGAGGATAATAACGTTATCGTTACGACTGATCTTCCTGGAATTGATAAAGAGGATGTTGAGATCAGTGTGAATAATAATATTCTTGAGATCCATGCAGAGTTCAAGAAGGAAAGTGAGTCTGAAAAGGAAGGTTACGTACAAAAAGAGCGCACCTATAGTAGCTTCTCAAGATCTGCTGTTCTTCCCTCCGTGGTTTCGGATGAAGGTGTAAAAGCAAAGTTGGAAGCCGGTGTATTGACCATAACGCTTCCAAAGACAAAAGCTGAAGAAAAAACAAAGATCAAGATCGAGTGATCGACCTTCTTCTCTTTTTTACCCACCTGATAGTTTGCGGCATCAGTTAGAGTTTATCGTCATATTTTGCTCGGTCGGGGTAACTCTCATCATCGCCGCAATACTGTTTATGTGGATAGTATTATTTACCATGTTATTATTATTTTCGATACAATCTTGATCGAGGTATCATTTTGAAGATGGAACTTTTTACTGTGGATGATCTGCCACTAATCAAAGAAGGCGACAATATTGCGGCTATGATATGTGAACGAACACAACCTGAGTCGCATGATGTGATCGTTATTGCATCGACCATTGTTGCGAAATCAGAGGCTGCAACTATTCTTAAGGATGCGATAATCCCCTCCGAACGTGCTGTTGCAATGGCGAAGAAGTGTGGTACCGATCCTGCGCTTGTACAGGTGGTACTTGACAACAGTGTCGAACAGATCGTTGAATTCCCGGTTCTGCTTGTTGAGAACCTTAACGGTCATGTAAGTATAAACGCTGGTATTGATGATTCCAATGTGGATGATAGGTATTTTCTGCATATGCCGCATGATCCGGATGGGTCCGCGAAGTCCATTGGACTGCATATCGCTGAGCTATGCGGGAAGGATGTCAGCGTCATCATTACTGATACGAATGGTCGGGCCTTTAAGATCGGGCAGACTGGTGTTGCGGTAGGTGTCTATGGTGTCCACCCTATCAAGGACTGGCGGGGCGAGAAAGACCTTTTCGGGAAAGTGCTTGAGATAACCGAGGAAGCGGTGGCTGATGAAATTGCATCGGCAGCCAACCTGTTGATGGGTGAGGCAGCAGGGTCAACTCCTGTGGTAATTGTACGGGGGCTTAACCTTTACAGTAGTGATGATGTGTCTGTAAAAGAAATGTATCGCCGGGAAGGCGAGGATATTATTAGAAAAGGATTGAAGTGTCTTCGTCATTCCTGAGGTGGAATGTACACCATTTCAACGCCTGCTGCGTCGAAGAATTCCTTGGTGTCGGTGTCAGGGTATGAAGTACTGTATACCACCTTGGTGATGTTGGAATTGATTATCATCTTTGCACAAAGGATGCATGGCTGGTGGGTACAGTAAACTGTTGCACCACCTATGCTGACTCCGTGAAGGGCTGCCTGTATGATGGCGTTCTGTTCTGCATGTACTGCCCTGCATTTCTCATGGCGGGTTCCTGATGCGATATTGTTCTGCTGTCTTATGCAGCCGATCTCAAGACAATGTTCCATATTGCTTGGTGCGCCGTTGTAGCCGGTCGAAAGAATTCTCTTGTTCCTTACGATGACGGCACCGACCTTGTTCCTAAGGCAGGTGGAACGTTTTGAGACAACTGATGCTATCTCCAGGAAATATTCATCTATGGAAGGTCTTTCAGTCATGTGTTAAATGAAAATAGCAAGTAGTATATATAAGTTGTAGTGTATGATTCTGAGAATAGTAACGATTATTATATGTGATATATTTTTGATAATGGAGCATTAAGAATGGCAGCCATTTTAACAGAGTATCTTGACTCTTTTGTACGGAGTTGCGATGATAAGAAATTGATCGCGATCCCACTTGCAGTGTTGGTGCTTTCCCTTTTAGTTTCGGGATTCGTATTTGCAACGACCGGAGCACCGGTGAAGCTTGGGATGGAATTTGAAGGCGGAACGATGATCGCTTTTGAGACGCAGGAATCTGCAGAAGCCCTTGAGCTTGCATATTCAACTCATTCCCTTGTCGATGTCCGTAAGACCGGAGACCGTGCTATTCTACAGTTCGGCCCGATGGATAGTGAATCTCAGTCTGAGCTTGAAAAGGCAATAACTTCCAAGTATAGCAGTGTGGAGATAAAACAGATAGGTGCATTGTACGGTAAGGAATTGCAGACACAGGCATTGATAGCTCTTTGTCTTTCGTTCATAGGTATGGCCCTTGTTGTGTTCCTTATTTTCAGAACGGCGGTACCATCACTTGCTGTGGTGCTCTCCGCATTCTCAGATATTGCCATAGCTATTGGTTTTATGAACCTTGTGGGGATCGAGCTGTCCCTTGGAACTGTTGCAGCACTGTTGATGCTGATCGGTTATTCGGTAGACAGTGATATATTGTTGACCACCCGTGTCCTTAAGAGAAGGGGCAGTCCTGATGAGAACATCGGGCGTGCGATGCACACCGGTATCACCATGACGACTACCACGCTTGCTGCGTTGGTCGTGATGTATGTTGTTTCCACTTTCTCTTATCTGGTGACCTCTTCTGTTTCACAGATAAATCTACTTTCCGATATTGCGATAGTCCTTATATTTGGACTGGCTGCTGATCTGATGAATACATGGCTACTTAATACTGGTATCCTGAGGTGGCATGTTCGCCGCAGTACTCCAAGGAGGCGAAGGGCATGAGAGAAGAGGAAGTTCCAAAAGGATTGAAGAATGATATGCGTGTCTGGTTACTGATCGCAGCTGTAGTTCTCTCCGTTGTGATGATAGGTCCTGGTTATTCTGCTGAAGAGGGTCTGAACACCGATCTTAATTATGGTCTTGATCTTGAAGGTGGTTCCTGGATACAGATCAAGTTGCAGGGTGCTGTTACTCAACTGGATGCCGACATCTCAATGCTGGTGACGGAAATTGTGGAGTCTGCGATCGATGCCCCTATTCATATCATAAGTGTTACGGGGAATACCGGTGAGGGTTATTCCAATGCTGGTAATACTGTCACGTTCACGACCAGTGCATATGTCTCTGACCTTCAGATAGATCTTTTAGGTCTCGGGGAGTCCGACATCTCATACTCTGATGATATAAGTAATATTGTGCTTTTCACGGACAAACAAACCCTTATCATGCAATACCTTTCCAAAGCTCTCAATACTGAGGTCGTTCCTCTTTTTATTGGGGATGATGTTGAGTACGAGATACGTACCGGTGTCTCTCTGGAAGAATTGCAGGCATTGATGGTTCCGGTTGGAGGCAATGTTCTTACGGGAAGTGACGGGGATGCGATATTCAGGGAAGGGGTCAGGACCGAGACACGGGACATGACCCGTGATATCCTTAGTGAAAAACTGAACTCACTTGGTCTTAAGGATATACCTGTGCGTACTGTTGGTGATGAGTATATACTGATCGATTTCGCAGGTACTGATCTCACTACTGCAAAGGACATAGTCGAGAAACCAGGTAAGTTCGAGATACGCATGCAAACCACTGGAAATGAAAGTGTGCATGTGCTCTATGGTGATTCTATCGAAAAAGTGGGTATCGTTACCCAGATGGATGGTTACTGGAACACTCCTTTCACTCTTGATGAAGATGGTGCTTTTGCTTTGCAAAAGATCGCGATCGAGTCAGGTGCTATCAATGATCCGAATTCACATCTGCTCTACATGTATCTGGATGACAGGGAGGTATATGGTGCACCATTGAGCTATTCCGCGGCTTCAACACTGAACGAACATCCTATTTATTCATGGCAGGCTTCTACAGGTGCCGATGAGGATGGTAAAACACAGGCTGAACAGCTTCAGATACATTTACGTGCAGGTGCGTTGCCTGTGAACGTTGTGCTTATGGGCTCCGGTCAGGTTGATGCTGCATTGGGTGCCCAGTTCAAGAGGCAGGTGGCTTTAGCAGGACTTTTCGCATTGTTAGCAGTGGCTGCAGTGGTGTTCAGGCGATACCATCAAAAGGAGATCCTGTTGCCGATGGTAGGTACTTCGATCTGTGAGGTCATAATGATACTCGGATTTGCTGGTGCTGTTAACTGGCAGCTCGACCTTGCGGCGATAGCTGGTATTATTGCGGCTATAGGTACAGGTATCGACCATCTTGTGATAATCACTGATGAAGTTCTGTATGAAGGCAAGCTTCCATCCACCAAGGTCTATATGGAAAGGATCACTAAGGCATTTGCTATTATATTTGCAGCTGCAGCAACGACTATGATCGCGATGTCACCTCTGGTGATCATGGGATTCGGTGCTCTCAGGGGATTTGCCATCACCACAATAGTTGGTGTGCTTATCGGTGTGCTTATTGCAAGACCTGTATATGGTAAAGTGATCAAAGTGGTCCTTGACAAAGCAGAATGATGGTTGTTTGGAGTTTGTTCAATGAATGATCTATGGACTGTAAAATACCGGCCTCAGAAGCTTGAGGATATTGTGGGGAACGGGGAGTCTGTGAATTCTCTTGTCCATCTTGTGGGGTCGGGCAACCTCCCTCATCTTGTTTTTCACGGACCGGTGAATTCCGGAAAGTCTTCCACAGCGTTTGCTCTGGCATACGAGCTTTATGGGGAATATTATGAGAACAATTTCACTTACTTCAATGCTTCTGATTTCTTTGATCAGGGGAAACGCTATCTTGTGAGGGATAAGCGTTTTGTTCACATTATCGGTACCGATGATCCCAAAAAGATATATTCCAGTGTTATTTCCATATTCAAGGAAGTCATTAATGAATTTGCAGGCATGGGGTCATTGGATGCAGATTATAAGATAATATTCATCGACAACGTTGAATCTCTGGAAACCGGTGCTCAACATGCTTTAAGGCGGATAATGGAAAAATATACCCGGACATGCAGGTTCATATTATCTACCACCCAACCTTCAAAACTGATCGCTCCTTTGCGGTCAAGAGGGCTGGAATTGTTCTTTACCTATGTGCCGGACGATGCACTCAGGTCATTTGTGATCTCGGTAGCAGAGAAGGAAGCTATCTCAATTTCAGATGATGGGTACGATGCCCTTCTTTATTATGCAGGGGGTAATGTTTCCAAAGCCCTTCTGACACTTCAGTTCGCGGTTATGAACCATCCCGGTAAAACGATCACAGGGGAAATTCTTTATGAAGAAGCGCTAGGTGATGTGTCGAAAAATGTGACCGAGCTTCATAATGCTGCTATTGAGCATGATGTACTGAAGGCAAGAAAACTGATCGATACGCTTCTTATCGAAGAAGGTTTTACGGGGGACGAGGTATTGCAGCAGTTACATTCTGTGGTCGTGGAATCCGGTAGGGTTGAAGGTGAGGTTGCAAAGGCCATCTGCAGGATTGCGGACACGGATGCAATGGTTATAGACAGTGCTAATCCACGGATCCATCTGGAGAAGTTGGTTACGGAACTTTATTGATATCTGGTTTTGACTATGACATCGGAAGTTAATGATAATTTCAGGGTTGCATGCCGAAAGTTGCTGGATATGGTGCTTGATGGTGAGATCTCTGACGAGAAGCAATTGACCAAGGCGAAAAAGGTTATCAGCAAAGAGTACAGGCTATCCACTCTCCCTAAACATCCTGATATTATTATGGTGGGTACAGATGAGGAGCAGAAGCTCGTTCGTGATCTTCTTCGCCGAAAGCCTGTTCGGACTATCTCTGGAGTGGCGGTAATAGCGGCAATGACATCTCCCTGTGAGTGTCCTCACGGGGTATGTATTCCTTGTCCTGGAGGCCCGAAGTCCTCTTTCAATTCTCCTCAAAGCTATATGGGTCAGGAACCTGCTACAATGAGGGCGATGCAATATGAGTATGATCCTTATCGCATTGTCTCTGGTCGTCTTTCCCAGTTAAAGCATATAGGCCATGATGTGGACAAGGCAGAGCTTATTGTCATGGGTGGTACGTTCTCCTCACGTGCTATTGATTATCAGGAATGGTACACTAAGAGATGCCTTGAGGCCATGAACGATTTTTCCGGTACACAGTGGCGTGAAGACATAAAAGTTATCGGAGATGTCGTTCCTTATGTGACGGTCGAAGATGTCCAGAGGGCGAATGAGACCGCTATTGTCCGTAATACGGGCATAACCTTTGAAACAAGACCGGATTGGACAAATACTGATCATGTGGACCGGATGCTTGATCTGGGTGCTACCAAGGTCGAGATCGGTGTGCAAAGTGTATATGATTTCGTGCTTGAAAGAATGCGGAGGGGTCATAGTGTTCAGGATTCGGTAGATTCGAACCGGGTGC includes:
- a CDS encoding DUF1894 domain-containing protein, with the protein product MACINDIPYEILLKGATPQECEDFIKKECDEVYHVKGGYKLHGIMLRGGDSIPIGIKGDDLIFQFIKPCSGLYILRYSDAKEDIEQLRNSQK
- the purM gene encoding phosphoribosylformylglycinamidine cyclo-ligase; amino-acid sequence: MNEKHLTYADSGVDIEKEESTIKALTNGMTYKREGIGAPLTSIGHYAGLIDFGEYALAMATDGVGSKVLIANEMKRWNTVGIDCIAMNVNDLLAIGAEPISFVDYLALEKHSDDFASQIGEGLVKGAEISRMSIVGGETATLPEIVNGFDLAGTCLGMVKKEEVITGEKVRLGDVLVGIPSNGVHSNGYTLVRDIIKESGHSYHEDFSYNTETTIGDELLIPTRIYMEVLDVIKECDVHGLAHITGSGLLKLKRVTGLGFDFTDPIEPGNIFKFLQEEGNVDDLEMYRTFNMGMGFLIILPEADAEKAAEMTGGKIVGKIVESGIRVRDLEIV
- a CDS encoding aspartate kinase, with protein sequence MRYVMKFGGTSIADGKKIRHVAQLLIGYKEGGDQVVAITSALGGVTDGILTNAAEASQKGKVSQVKEFMAELAKKHYDAISDAIDNERIADEVIETIDIRIDELEKALIGICYLGELTPRSIDYISSYGERLAVPIISGSIRSMGIDSKPFTGGEAGINTTENYGNARPLKKSYAQIKEVVGPLVENSIPVVTGFIAEDKNGIITTLGRGGSDFTASLIGAAIQADEIWLWKEVHGIMTTDPKIVPEASTISQISYIEAMELSYFGAKVLHPRAIEPAIIHGIPVRVKNTFDTQFPGTLIVADQNCSEEVAKAVTLIRNVAAINICGAGMVGAIGTAAKIFTTLANAGVNIIMISQSSSEANMSLVIEQSHLKRAIKSLEHAFNEGVVGEVAYDEDVCVVAVVGAGMDGSPGVAGKIFGALGKEKINVIMISQGSSQHNISFVVKEEDAEEAVKVLHREFGLGKKNGCN
- a CDS encoding cofactor-independent phosphoglycerate mutase, whose protein sequence is MKYIILIGDGMADHPLEELGGMTALQKANTPNMDQMTKNGLAGLAINVPEGYSPGSDVANMSVMGYDPALYYSGRAPLEAASMGIPLEVNDVAFRCNLITIRDGLITDHSAGHITSEEARELIEAVDAELGSEGLKFYPGISYRHLLVASNGLGANADCTPPHDVIDGEINDHMPRGDGSDVLGKLIEGSIPILEGHPINEKRISEGKNPGNSVWFWGQGYAPSFRTFEDLYGLTGSVISAVDLIMGLGIYAGLDVIEVPGATGYLDTNYVGKAEFAMASLKDKDFVVVHVEAPDEAGHMGDIEAKLQAIEDFDEKVVGTVLRAARESDEDYTIVVLPDHPTPIALRTHTSEPVPFVMYSTLEDEVDDVETFDEDAMKKGSLGIVRGCDLVQLMMERAKQA
- a CDS encoding Hsp20/alpha crystallin family protein; amino-acid sequence: MKFGLVRRGSSDVSRWDPFDEIRQTQEHLNQLLREVSPFGGLFEGKSRAPLMDIKEEDNNVIVTTDLPGIDKEDVEISVNNNILEIHAEFKKESESEKEGYVQKERTYSSFSRSAVLPSVVSDEGVKAKLEAGVLTITLPKTKAEEKTKIKIE
- a CDS encoding coenzyme F420-0:L-glutamate ligase, with the protein product MKMELFTVDDLPLIKEGDNIAAMICERTQPESHDVIVIASTIVAKSEAATILKDAIIPSERAVAMAKKCGTDPALVQVVLDNSVEQIVEFPVLLVENLNGHVSINAGIDDSNVDDRYFLHMPHDPDGSAKSIGLHIAELCGKDVSVIITDTNGRAFKIGQTGVAVGVYGVHPIKDWRGEKDLFGKVLEITEEAVADEIASAANLLMGEAAGSTPVVIVRGLNLYSSDDVSVKEMYRREGEDIIRKGLKCLRHS
- a CDS encoding deoxycytidylate deaminase, translating into MTERPSIDEYFLEIASVVSKRSTCLRNKVGAVIVRNKRILSTGYNGAPSNMEHCLEIGCIRQQNNIASGTRHEKCRAVHAEQNAIIQAALHGVSIGGATVYCTHQPCILCAKMIINSNITKVVYSTSYPDTDTKEFFDAAGVEMVYIPPQE
- a CDS encoding protein translocase subunit SecF — its product is MAAILTEYLDSFVRSCDDKKLIAIPLAVLVLSLLVSGFVFATTGAPVKLGMEFEGGTMIAFETQESAEALELAYSTHSLVDVRKTGDRAILQFGPMDSESQSELEKAITSKYSSVEIKQIGALYGKELQTQALIALCLSFIGMALVVFLIFRTAVPSLAVVLSAFSDIAIAIGFMNLVGIELSLGTVAALLMLIGYSVDSDILLTTRVLKRRGSPDENIGRAMHTGITMTTTTLAALVVMYVVSTFSYLVTSSVSQINLLSDIAIVLIFGLAADLMNTWLLNTGILRWHVRRSTPRRRRA